In a genomic window of Spiroplasma melliferum:
- a CDS encoding putative GTPase, with the protein MKFIDVATIKLFAGKGGDGAVAFHRELYVPKGGPSGGDGGNGGSIIFVGDEGMNTLLDLKYQREIKAVDGENGSIKNMHGKNAANKYIKVPLGTLIYNNKTNEIIGDITTHQQEIVLAKGGQGGRGNARFANSKNKAPTIFEAGDLGETLEIRCELKVLADVGLVGLPNAGKSTLLAKISKAKPQIADYPFTTLTPQLGVVQDQNHHSFVVADLPGLIAGAAAGKGLGHDFLRHIERCKLIVHVLDMSGNYGTEDVYQNYLNVKTELKKYNYKLELRPEIIVANKMDLDIAAKNLIKFKTQIPTAEIIGVSGLMNQNLSLLINHIGTVLTKIKDNKALWQLDEPVSTEEDYKVYKYTTPIEEEVEVVNLGNGVWKVSGAAVYQAYHKTPITTYDNLLLFNKKLQDLKVFEKLRAKGAKAGDIVRIFDYELEWDG; encoded by the coding sequence ATGAAATTTATTGATGTCGCAACAATTAAATTATTTGCAGGAAAAGGCGGTGATGGTGCCGTTGCTTTTCATCGTGAGTTATATGTTCCAAAAGGAGGCCCTTCGGGTGGTGATGGTGGTAATGGTGGAAGCATTATTTTTGTTGGCGATGAAGGAATGAATACATTACTTGATTTAAAATATCAAAGAGAAATTAAAGCAGTTGATGGTGAAAATGGAAGCATTAAAAATATGCATGGTAAAAATGCTGCTAATAAGTATATTAAAGTTCCGTTAGGTACTTTAATTTATAATAATAAAACAAATGAAATTATTGGCGATATTACTACTCATCAGCAAGAAATTGTCTTAGCAAAAGGTGGCCAAGGTGGTCGTGGCAATGCTCGTTTTGCTAATTCTAAAAATAAAGCGCCAACTATCTTTGAAGCTGGTGATTTAGGCGAAACATTAGAGATTCGTTGTGAATTAAAAGTTTTAGCTGATGTTGGTTTAGTTGGTTTACCTAATGCTGGTAAATCAACTTTATTAGCAAAAATTTCAAAAGCTAAACCGCAAATAGCTGATTATCCATTTACAACATTAACTCCGCAATTAGGAGTTGTCCAAGATCAAAACCATCATAGTTTTGTTGTGGCGGATTTACCAGGATTAATTGCTGGCGCAGCAGCAGGTAAGGGGCTAGGCCATGATTTCTTACGGCATATTGAACGTTGTAAATTGATTGTCCATGTCTTAGATATGTCAGGAAATTATGGAACAGAAGATGTTTATCAAAATTATTTAAATGTTAAAACAGAATTAAAAAAATATAATTATAAATTGGAACTACGACCAGAAATTATTGTAGCAAATAAAATGGATCTTGACATTGCAGCAAAAAATTTAATTAAATTTAAAACCCAAATTCCAACTGCCGAAATTATTGGAGTTAGTGGTTTAATGAATCAAAATTTATCATTGTTAATAAATCACATTGGAACAGTTCTGACAAAAATTAAGGATAATAAAGCATTATGGCAATTAGACGAACCAGTATCAACGGAAGAAGATTATAAAGTATATAAATATACCACGCCAATTGAAGAAGAGGTGGAAGTTGTTAATCTTGGCAATGGTGTTTGAAAAGTATCGGGAGCAGCGGTTTATCAAGCTTATCATAAAACACCAATTACAACTTATGATAATTTATTATTATTTAATAAAAAATTACAAGATTTAAAAGTTTTTGAAAAGTTACGAGCAAAAGGAGCAAAAGCAGGAGATATTGTTCGCATTTTTGATTACGAATTAGAATGGGATGGATAA
- a CDS encoding NH3-dependent NAD+ synthetase → MGWIIMKELNQYLSYLVKWIKSEVTKAHCQGVIVGLSGGIDSAVVSLLAKQAFPEQHLTVIMPCHSDYFDQECAQLLVNNHQLKNHLVDLTGTYDNLIATLALPPHQLAFANIKPRLRMTTLYALAQSHNYMVLGTDNADEWHVGYFTKYGDGAADLVPIIHLLKSEVQQAAQLLGVPSAIISRPPTAGLWASQTDEKELGFTYQQLDYYLQGKSVPTAIAQRIKQLNQSSEHKRHLPKAPPNIFSSLISVSKD, encoded by the coding sequence ATGGGATGGATAATAATGAAAGAATTAAACCAATATTTAAGTTATTTAGTAAAATGAATTAAATCAGAAGTGACAAAAGCCCACTGCCAAGGGGTTATTGTCGGTTTATCAGGTGGAATTGATTCGGCTGTTGTTAGTTTATTAGCAAAACAAGCTTTTCCTGAGCAACATTTAACAGTTATAATGCCTTGTCATTCTGACTATTTTGATCAAGAATGTGCACAGTTGTTAGTTAATAATCATCAATTAAAAAATCATCTTGTTGATTTAACAGGAACATATGATAATTTAATTGCAACATTAGCTTTGCCACCTCATCAATTAGCATTCGCTAATATAAAGCCACGGTTACGAATGACAACCTTATATGCTTTAGCACAAAGTCACAATTATATGGTTTTAGGAACGGATAATGCTGATGAATGACATGTCGGATATTTTACTAAATATGGTGATGGTGCTGCTGATTTAGTCCCTATTATTCATTTACTAAAATCGGAAGTTCAGCAAGCAGCACAATTATTAGGTGTGCCATCAGCAATTATTTCACGTCCACCAACAGCGGGATTATGAGCTAGTCAAACTGATGAAAAAGAATTAGGGTTTACTTATCAACAATTAGATTATTATTTACAAGGAAAATCAGTTCCAACAGCGATTGCACAACGAATTAAACAATTAAATCAAAGTTCTGAACATAAACGACATTTACCTAAAGCACCACCAAATATTTTTAGTTCGTTAATTTCTGTTAGTAAAGATTAA
- a CDS encoding putative ATP-dependent RNA helicase, producing the protein MNFNTLNLYPALQRMIAKMGYTNLTEIQEKAIPVALNNQDIIGKSHTGTGKTVAFILPILQNLNTHLKQPQAIILCPTHELASQIIEQVRKFATYLEGVNATLICGGSHIQRQIYALRKSNIIVGTPGRIADHINRKTLRLDKIKTIVLDEADEMLKMGFKTDLDKVFQNAPNKYQTLLFSATMPKQVLEIANNYQTNPVEIVVTKNVIEQNNISQHYVNAISYHKEDVLIALYKHLQPKRSIIFSNTKVFTNKIAEMLTNNGIPCCIINGDKSRYERGQAMRLFRDGKVRVMVATDVAARGIDIDNIDYVINYDIPTERESYIHRIGRTARAGATGVAISIVSNRNDLREIQHLGAYQKKKIELLDITTYDLKQKPQERKSFSTNHKKSAFNQKNNSFKYEDSYLDNKKNQNTKKKFNTQGNKKWKQKKQKFDKSNFTFNRI; encoded by the coding sequence ATGAATTTTAATACATTAAATTTATACCCAGCATTACAGCGAATGATTGCTAAAATGGGTTATACTAACCTAACTGAAATCCAAGAAAAAGCTATCCCAGTTGCTCTTAATAATCAAGATATTATTGGTAAAAGTCATACGGGTACTGGTAAAACTGTAGCTTTTATTTTGCCAATTTTGCAAAACTTAAATACACACTTAAAACAACCACAAGCGATTATTTTATGTCCAACCCATGAATTAGCAAGTCAAATAATTGAACAGGTTCGAAAATTTGCAACTTATTTAGAAGGAGTAAATGCAACCTTAATTTGTGGTGGTTCACATATTCAACGTCAAATTTATGCTTTACGAAAAAGCAATATTATTGTGGGAACTCCGGGGCGAATTGCTGATCATATTAATCGTAAAACATTGCGATTAGATAAAATTAAAACAATTGTTTTAGATGAAGCTGATGAAATGTTAAAAATGGGATTTAAAACTGACCTTGATAAAGTATTTCAAAATGCTCCTAATAAATATCAAACATTATTATTTTCCGCAACAATGCCAAAACAAGTATTAGAAATTGCTAATAACTATCAAACTAATCCCGTTGAAATTGTTGTTACAAAAAATGTTATTGAACAAAATAATATTAGCCAGCATTATGTTAACGCAATATCTTATCATAAGGAAGATGTTTTAATAGCATTATATAAACATTTGCAACCAAAACGAAGCATTATATTTTCAAATACAAAAGTTTTTACTAATAAAATTGCTGAAATGTTAACAAATAATGGTATTCCTTGTTGCATCATTAATGGTGATAAAAGTCGTTATGAACGAGGACAGGCAATGCGTTTATTTCGTGATGGTAAAGTACGAGTTATGGTTGCCACTGATGTTGCAGCACGAGGAATTGATATTGATAATATTGATTATGTTATTAATTATGATATTCCAACAGAACGAGAAAGTTATATTCATCGAATTGGTAGAACAGCACGTGCTGGTGCTACTGGTGTAGCGATATCAATTGTTTCAAATCGTAATGATTTAAGAGAAATTCAGCATTTAGGTGCATACCAAAAGAAAAAGATCGAGTTATTAGATATTACAACATATGATTTAAAACAAAAACCTCAAGAAAGAAAAAGTTTTAGTACTAATCATAAAAAATCAGCTTTTAACCAAAAAAACAATAGTTTTAAATATGAGGATTCATATTTAGATAATAAAAAGAACCAAAATACAAAAAAGAAATTTAATACTCAAGGTAATAAAAAATGAAAGCAAAAAAAGCAAAAATTTGATAAATCTAATTTTACTTTTAATAGAATTTAA
- a CDS encoding tRNA delta(2)-isopentenylpyrophosphate transferase, whose protein sequence is MSEVLMVAKKVILIVGPTGSGKTALSIKIAQRFNGECINADATQIFNGLNLATNKVTPSEQAGIPHHLLSTIDLNDNYSIKMYQQQGRKILAQLWSKNKIPIVVGGSGLYINALLKNYQFSDQGRDLLKTKEYEHVSNYALWEKLATIDPQESTKIHPNNRKRVWRALEYYLQTGTLKSSNDHHRNEWYIEPYIIGLLPDKAELHQYLFDRVLRLTEQGLFAEVEAAYKYCNYDLTKQSMKIIGCSEIIRYLKGELSYEATLAAMVQANKVYAKKQITWFKHQLTNVHWYSFSYSQFDNLCQKIIVELKNSNYLKL, encoded by the coding sequence ATGAGTGAGGTTTTGATGGTGGCGAAAAAAGTTATTTTAATTGTTGGACCAACAGGAAGTGGTAAAACTGCTTTATCAATTAAAATCGCTCAGCGTTTTAATGGCGAATGTATTAATGCTGATGCAACCCAAATTTTTAATGGGTTAAATCTTGCAACAAATAAAGTAACACCATCTGAACAAGCTGGAATTCCACACCATTTATTATCAACAATTGATTTAAATGATAATTATTCCATTAAGATGTACCAACAGCAGGGACGAAAAATATTAGCCCAATTATGAAGTAAAAATAAAATTCCAATTGTTGTTGGTGGTAGTGGGTTATATATTAATGCACTATTAAAGAATTACCAATTTTCTGATCAGGGTCGTGATTTATTAAAAACAAAGGAATATGAACATGTTTCAAATTATGCTTTATGAGAAAAATTAGCAACAATTGATCCACAAGAGAGTACTAAAATTCATCCTAATAACCGAAAACGAGTTTGGCGGGCATTAGAATATTATTTACAAACAGGAACATTAAAATCAAGTAATGATCATCACCGAAATGAATGATATATTGAACCATATATTATTGGGTTATTACCAGATAAAGCAGAACTGCATCAATATTTATTTGATCGGGTGTTACGGTTAACAGAGCAAGGTTTATTTGCTGAAGTTGAAGCAGCATATAAATATTGTAATTATGATTTAACAAAGCAAAGTATGAAAATTATTGGTTGTTCAGAAATTATTCGTTATTTAAAAGGTGAGCTTTCATATGAAGCAACATTAGCAGCAATGGTGCAAGCTAATAAAGTTTATGCTAAAAAACAAATCACATGGTTTAAACACCAATTAACAAATGTGCATTGATATTCATTTTCCTATTCACAGTTTGATAATCTTTGCCAGAAAATTATTGTTGAATTAAAAAATAGTAACTATTTAAAATTATAA